DNA sequence from the Gopherus evgoodei ecotype Sinaloan lineage chromosome 3, rGopEvg1_v1.p, whole genome shotgun sequence genome:
TAGTGGGAGCTGTGGCTGCTTAGCAACTTTGAAGATCAGGCCTCATGAATCTGAAAGCTGAGCACACAAAAGTTGACACACCCAACCACCACAGACCTTTTATGTAAATGCAGGCCACGCAGGAAGTCTGTGCCACAAACAAGAGAAAACAGACCTCCCAGTGCAGTGCCATAACCATTAAGCcaattcttccctcctcccctcttagGAACAGGCAGCAACTTTAATCTCCAAATCCCACAGATCTTGGGGATCTGCCACAGGCCTCTGCACACACTATCTCCTCCATGTACACAACCTGTCTCTATGCAGCCAGCCTCTTCCTCCAGAAGCCAATCGCTAATCAGAACAATAGGGATTCCACAGGGCAGAGGTGGAAGATCTGGAAACAATACTAAATGTCCATACTACTTGGATTTAAAATCCTCACGTAGTTGGTAGAGGAAAAATATGCCCACTTCAAATATGGCACCCCTACTCCAAAGATCGGATGGTAGCAGAGCATGAGGAAAGGAGGGAAACTGTCCTAAACAAAGCATTTCCCTTACCAGGCATCGATGCACAGATCTGCAGGGTTTTTTCCATCATCAGCCATAGAGAAATAGGGTTACAGTAATGCACACAGTGTAATATTAACCTTAACCTACAATTTGTTGGCTGTAGAAGAGCAAGGAGGAGAGAAACTAACCCATTCGAACAGCAATCCCAAGTCCAACATGCAAAAAGTTCTTACCTTTCTTCATCCTTAAAGATAAATTTTCGCAGTTTGAGATCCCGCAATACCAGTCCACCATCATGACAGTGTGCAACAGCAGAAGCTATTTGGTAGAACAGtttggctgcctcctcctcttttAGCTTCTTGCAGGTACGAACAAAAGAATGCATGTCCCCATAGCCTCTTTCAAAAAACACGTACGCTTTTGTCTCCCCAAGAATTATTTCAGTAATTTGGTTGATACTGTTGTGCGCAGGTAGACAAAAACACGGGGCTAATGACTCTTGGTAGCAACCAATATCAAATACCTAGAAAACAATGACAGTAAAACAAGGATTAAAGATAGCATAAAGGTACAAAGCGGTAATTATATCTGGCACTCAGCATTGTACAGAAATTTGTTGTTGTGTATGTACATTGCTTTTACAACTCTTTTTGCCATATGTGGAATTGGCAGGTGCATTTATGCCtgccattgggggggggggggaaacccaGAGACTATACCTCCTTACCTGGAAGGGAATGCTAAACTAattaggtcttggctacactggcgctttacagtgctgcaactttcttgctcaggggtgtgaaaaaacacccccaagcgcagcaagttacagcgctgtaaagcgccagtgtaaacagtgccccagcgctaggagcgcggctcccagcactgtaagttaatccccacggggaggtggagtacctgcagcgctgggaaagctctctcccagcactggcgccgcgaccacactcgcacttcaaagcgctgccacgggagcgctcccacaacagcgctgtacagctgcaagtgcagcCATACCATCAGCAGAGGTTTTTCTCCAGAAGTAATAGTGTGAATGACTTGAAGACCCAATATGTGACTAAACTCAAATTGTAATCTACATTATGGTTTGAGGGCCATAGTTATATATAAAGGTGTCAGGCCTCAAAAGTAATCAAATTAACCTGTTTGAAGAAATCCAGCTAAGACCTCAGAGACCATGAACAATCTGTGGAGAGTTGTGCTTAaagagatcttgtcaaactaaagCCAACAAATCTCTTTACTTATTTTACTAACTCCTTAAAGCCTTAAcattttttcatgtttaaaatcaaatttgtcACCATTAATATTGTTTACTTCCTCTTACTTATGTTCATTGCTAAGAAAAATCAGagaagtcagtttcactttcacattCTCACTTTTGCAATGATTGTGTTTCAAAGGTCAGAAAAACATTATGGAAATACTGGTTTTAGACTTTAtataagctttcttttaaaaagtaattaaatCTTGGGGCAAATATAATTGAGTATCCCTTTAAAAGTTGACTGTCACTTTAAACAGTAAGCAGGTTATCAATGATCTTGTGAATGGGCTATAAAAATGCATAAAGGATGCTGAGCAATCCAAATATAAAATGTTACTATAGTCTAGTGATTATGAATGAATCAGTATTTGAGTCAATTAAAAAATCTAAAGCAGTGGAAAGATTCCATACAGAATAATAGAATGCTTACACTTTCTTACTGCAGAGCAACAGATGACAAAGAGGGTATTATATTATACTGTTATACTATTATACCAAATGCACTGTAGGGTACAAAGGAAGGGATGAGTGTTTCCAGCACCAGAGAAACACTATTACTGTCCAACACGCTCTGGGGTGTACTGCTACTTTCATAACAGTAATCTGGTCCCACTAGAGATGCAACTGGCTACTCTTTGTATTGTTTAGTTAACAGCACTGAGTGGAGCTGGTATGTCCTTAAACCAAACTCCCATTAATATGATTGCTTTTCATATCCTAGCTTGCCTCCTTGGGGGGCAATCACTGTCATTTCTCTGAAGCTTTAAAAGCTTTTAAGACTAAAGTCTTCTGACATGGTTCAACAACAATTTacaaaaagcttttaaaacaaactaaggTTTTTAATGCTTCAAAGCACAGTTTTGAGAAAATTCCCTCTTAAGGAGACATTCCAAGATAGCAGGACACTTGACAAAATGGGCCAAAATACACTTACCTGTGCTGCTATACTCCATCACAGGCAGCAGTCATTCAGACAGGCAGACGCCCAACTAACCCAACTCATTTTATAAGAGGGAAGATTAGCATCAAGGGGTTCTGGTGACATGATAAACCACAAAGGCAGAACTCAAAAGTGTTTGTTGCTAAAACCCCACTGCATAATTCATTCCAGAGGGAAACTCACTGACACTTGGATCTGTGCAGAGATCTCAAAAACTTAATAACTAACACATTAGAAGTGGTTGGAATTACTAAAAAGTAGCTGCCATAACAATGAAAACGGCCTTTCATAACCTCCCAGTATTTTAACTGTCTTCATCTGAAATACTATTTCCACAATTCTTATGCAACTGTAGTGTccttaaaaaaacaccaccaactACCCATGTTATACTCCACAGTTCTGAGGGAACATTGATCAAATAGGTTTCTGATGTAAGACAACAGAccatgtgtgttttgtttctctAAAGTACTATCATACTGTCACTATCCAGAAGTTTTTCTTATAAAGGGCTTTTTTGTAGCCAACCTATGTAATATCCCTGGATTCAGTTCAACACAAGTTCAATAACGAGCAGTCTGATTTAGTTGTTAACAAGGGAAAGGGAGCAGACACCATTGTTCAAATGCCACTGAACCCAGAAGCAACTAATGGCATTTGTAGTTAGTGGGTGCAACCAAATGGATCTGAACATCATCAGGATGTGTGTGCTATTTCATCTTATGCTCATGCAAGAAATTAGTTAAGACTGTCTCAGTAGGATACCAGATGGTAAAACTTGTTAGCTGTCTTAATAGGGAGGATATCTGTCAAATAGGAGCCATGCTACTGTAGGGTGTTTTAAAGTACACGATAATTGAGGAAAATATAGGAATGTGATCACTCCTCAGTTAAACTAGAGATTCAAggcaaattaaatattttcagggtatggatgacaagcagtggctcaCACTTCTGAAGGAAACTGAATGgtgtaaagttaaaaaaaaaacaagcagcatCTTAAAAGTGTATGACTCagtgggaaaacaaaacaaattcacCCTTTGAGGAACTGAAATTTTGCTGCACTCTGCCATAAAAATATCCTGAAACGCTGCAATACTTGCAGCTAAGGGAGAAAAAACTTGCTAAAAATAGAGCACAGCAATTAAGTTACTACTAACCATGCAAGTTTTTATATAATttcatgcagagaagcagcaggataGCCTTAGTTCATAAGACAATGCAACTGTCCTAATATGTAGCTCTCTTTGGCTTTCATTCTAGAAATTCTATTTCAACTTGTATTTATTTTGGTAACATAATGCATGCATTTGTACAACATGCAATATCACTCAGCTTCCAAGGACAAaagactcccctctcccccccccccccccaaaaatcaaGTGTAAACTAAATCTTCATTAAAATCAGGGTTTATGACTCATAAATGAGGAGTCCATTTATATTACCCTCTGAATCAAAATCTTTTACAAATAGATGAAAGGAGTAAATTAGCACCCCCCCTTGCAATATGTGCTAGTCCATAACTTCTTGTGAATCAAATTTAAAAGTATGCAATAACCAACAATGTTATGACCAATCCTTTGAATAATTATGAGTGTCTGGCTACTGTTCATTACACAGACAACTCATCACCAGAAATTTACAAAAGATTGCTAAATGGCATAATTATATATTTTGGGAACAATACAAGCATTAAAGTGCATGTTGCAGGGTTGCAATTTGCTATACAGTCACACTGCTACTGCTTACATGAATGAGCATATGTCTAATGCACCAGAGACAATGAAAAATGTAACCAGTGCAGTTTaggaacaaaggggaaaaaatattccTTCAGACCGAAAGGGAAATACATTGCTTGATAGAGATGCAGGCATGTGGGTTTCCTTTTCCCATGGGTCACCTTCGGATGTTAAaagaaaatgggggagggggcgttGAAAAGCAGGCAGTCTACAAAGAGTGGCTTAGGTATTTTGTCTGCGCTTCTAAAAAACGTAGGTGTACAGCTTTTATTCTTGCTGAATTGTGCAACGGGGGAGGATGCTATTTGCAACCAACCTCCTCAATAACGAGGGCTCACAGCTCAGCAGGATTAATTCAAGGTGGATTTTAATCACTTTTCAGACAAAGCTGTCTACAACCTGCCAGGGTTTCAAACTAAAGAAATAAAGTAAGACAACACAGTATCTTCAAATTAGTAGGGGGCTCCATTTTGAAGAGAGTGGGGAAGGATCACGTTATAGTATGATCAAActaacatttaaatatattttaaagatggTTCTTCCTAGTACAGTTCATCTTGGGTAGAAGGCAGCTTGGCTCCAGGCCACCGTTATAACGTGGCCATTGTCTAGAGTGAGGGGGAAAGTTACAGGGTGCCTGTTTAATTCCGTTCGTTTGGGATTTGGTTTTAAATTGATCGAACAATCGAGCTAGTCGATATCCGAtcaaatataaatcaatacacgATCTGGTTTTAAAAAGATAATGGAGAAAGGTTTTACCTTGCAAACCAGCTCCTCTCCACTGTGCAGATGCACGGCTCGGAAAACGTGGTCTCCCTCAAGAGGCTCCAACAATAAGTATTTCCCGATGCAAGAAACGCAATGCGACAAGTTAGGAGTCTCTGGCGGGCTCGGAGAGCCTAGGTTCGGACTAAAACTCTGGCTTGGCTCGGTAGATCTTATAGACGAGAGTTCTTCAAAATCCTGGTTTTTATTCCGAGGTCTCCCATATCGCGCTATTGTGATAGGGGTTGACCTTTGTATGTTCATGGGTATTGAAAGAACCAACCAAAGTTATATACCAAACCCCTGGGTTAAGATCAGTCACTTGCCAGTCCAGCGGCAGTTGCCTTTGTTATTAAAGGGGGTGGGTTACGTAGATAAACAGTACCAAAAATAATAACCCACAATAATATCAAAGCGATTGTTTTGCAAGCGGATCAGCTTCAGAGCAGCGTGCTGAGAACCGTGTGATCAGAGAAACAGGATTTAGCCGCAGGTCCTTTTGTTTCTTGTACGGCAACCGACTCGTTTGACTGTTGGATTTTGTCTTTTTTCAGACAGCAACAAAGTAACTAATTTGAGAACGTGGAGAGCTGCAACGTTCCGTTTTCGAACGCAGCCTC
Encoded proteins:
- the TRIB2 gene encoding tribbles homolog 2, producing MNIQRSTPITIARYGRPRNKNQDFEELSSIRSTEPSQSFSPNLGSPSPPETPNLSHCVSCIGKYLLLEPLEGDHVFRAVHLHSGEELVCKVFDIGCYQESLAPCFCLPAHNSINQITEIILGETKAYVFFERGYGDMHSFVRTCKKLKEEEAAKLFYQIASAVAHCHDGGLVLRDLKLRKFIFKDEERTRVKLESLEDAYILRGNDDSLSDKHGCPAYVSPEILNTNGSYSGKAADVWSLGVMLYTMLVGRYPFHDIEPSSLFSKIRRGQFNIPETLSPKAKCLIRSILRREPSERLTSQEILDHPWFSTDFNVSNSGYGAKEVSDQLVPDVNMEEDLDPFFN